The genomic window CCGCGTTCAAAGGTTAAACGTTTGGTGACTTCAATGCCGTCAATGTCAGCTTGCAGATTCACGACGACCTGATCGTCGTCATCACCCAGCAGGTATTCGGTGCTTTCCGGGGTGAAAACGATCCGGTTGGCCTGATCGTTGAGCTGCAGGCCGGAGCGTGCCACATAGCTGCGTGTTTCGTTATCCGAGAGCAGTACATAGTTGCGCTCGGAATCCAGGCGCAGCTTATGCTGAGGCAAGGCTGCATAGAGGATGTCACCACCGTGCGGGTCGATGCGCACATCAAGCACATCGGTGGTCACCGCTATGAAGTCTCGGCTATCGGTTGTGCTCTCATCTGCAGACATCCCTTCATCGATGTCCGCATTCTGAGAAGTACTCGAAGGTACAGCCAAACCGCCGTCGTCGTCCTGTGTGTCAGCAGAAGTCGTATCATTGGCACTTCGCTGCACAACGTCACTGGAGGACGGACTGTCAATCGGTTGACCATAGTCCTGATTCCATTGCACAACCAGTAAATAAGCCAGTACGGCTAATGGAATCACGAGGATAAGTCGTTTTACGTCCATGAGGGGTCTGCCCGCTGGGTGGTGAACATGCTAATGGTGCAGTGATTTTTTACTCGACCTATGACACACAAAAGCCTGCCAAACGGCAGGCCGAGGTCGAGCGGCGCTATATAATCGTCAAGCGTCATGCTGAGTGCTTGCTGGTGATGCCAATTTTGTGCACTCATGCTGTCTCGCTTCACGCTGCAGCCGTTTCCACATGCCATGTAGCTGACGATGTAACGTATCGTTGTCAAGATCATGTACGCCGCGCCTAGCCAGAACAACAATGTCAAGCATTGGTAACTGATGTTGGCGTAATCGTACGGATTCTCTAACGAGGCGTTTGAAACGATTGCGCTGTACGGCAAGTTTCACATTTTTTTTACTGACCACTA from Halomonas sp. CH40 includes these protein-coding regions:
- the rnpA gene encoding ribonuclease P protein component, which produces MLRQGYPRCLRLLNAGDFSHVFEQADLKVHGKGMMALARWNTLGHPRLGLVVSKKNVKLAVQRNRFKRLVRESVRLRQHQLPMLDIVVLARRGVHDLDNDTLHRQLHGMWKRLQREARQHECTKLASPASTQHDA